From the Flavobacterium galactosidilyticum genome, one window contains:
- a CDS encoding penicillin acylase family protein, with amino-acid sequence MKIFKRALLLVLLLVIILCITVFAYALYLKPKYEGELELNVIQKETTVYFDEFGVPHIYANNSKDAMVALGYVHAQDRLWQMEVMRRIAPGRLSEIFGSVTLKNDQFFAGLGIEEASAKAIASLDTNSPEYQLAMSYLEGINKYLDEGKTPIEFSILGITKEKFSIKDVYNIFGYMSFSFAMAQKSDPLMTDIRNKYGIEYLKDLGIDGSFNTTKIKNAKNSSQQYAAISKTVAAILDQSPVSPFVGSNSWVISPKKTKNGKVIFANDPHIGFSQPGTWYEAHIVTPDFELYGSYLAGTPYPLLGHNRDYAYGLTMFENDDVDMYQEQNNPKDSNSYKTPKGYSAYEIRKKTIKVKDSTDVVFNVKVTRHGPVMNDLIDGLKKDKPVSMSWIYTQQPIHILEAVYTLSHAKGISDFHRGVSLIAAPGLNVMYGDAKGNVAWWATGKLYKHDQGVNTNFILDGASGKDDIKEYLDFSKNPSAENPSWNYVYSANNQPEAIDGFNYPGYYLPEDRAKRITQLLNPKSDWDIAAVGKMLYDNTSPVAPDVVKNLLENLNDKSLSQNEKQAVEILKNWKGSNNLYDIAPTIYNKWIFNYLKNTFEDELVAENFKQFLGTHVVKQLIANQIKNEKSPWWDDINTKNSKETRSQIISKSFTESIVALDKQLGDKVTDWTWNKVHTLEHEHPLGKVAALRSIFNVGPFEVSGSMEVINNLFFDFTADGNYKVKGGPSTRRIVDFSDIENSWSVLPTGQSGNPFSAHYKDQADLYNAGKFRRMMLNKEEIVRTSTKLVFKPSKK; translated from the coding sequence TTTTATTAGTAATTATTTTATGTATTACTGTATTTGCCTACGCACTATATTTAAAACCAAAATATGAAGGCGAATTAGAATTAAATGTGATTCAGAAGGAGACAACAGTGTACTTTGATGAATTTGGAGTGCCACACATTTACGCTAATAATTCTAAGGATGCAATGGTGGCGTTAGGTTATGTGCATGCACAAGACAGATTGTGGCAAATGGAAGTGATGCGTCGTATAGCGCCCGGAAGACTTTCAGAAATTTTTGGATCAGTCACTTTAAAAAACGATCAGTTTTTTGCTGGACTCGGAATAGAAGAGGCTTCTGCAAAAGCAATTGCTTCATTAGATACAAATAGTCCTGAATATCAATTAGCAATGTCCTATCTAGAAGGAATCAATAAATATCTCGACGAAGGAAAAACTCCAATTGAGTTTAGTATTCTTGGAATTACAAAAGAAAAATTTTCTATAAAAGACGTTTACAATATTTTTGGTTACATGTCTTTCAGTTTTGCCATGGCTCAAAAATCAGATCCGCTAATGACTGATATTCGTAATAAATACGGAATTGAATATCTTAAGGATCTAGGAATTGATGGATCATTTAATACCACTAAAATCAAAAATGCAAAGAATAGTTCGCAGCAATATGCCGCTATTTCAAAAACAGTAGCTGCAATTTTAGATCAATCGCCAGTTTCTCCTTTTGTTGGAAGCAACAGTTGGGTAATAAGTCCTAAGAAAACTAAAAATGGAAAAGTGATTTTTGCTAATGATCCTCATATTGGCTTTTCTCAACCCGGAACTTGGTACGAAGCACATATTGTAACTCCTGATTTTGAGTTGTACGGTTCGTATTTAGCGGGAACTCCCTATCCTTTATTAGGGCATAATCGTGACTATGCGTATGGTTTGACAATGTTTGAAAACGATGATGTTGATATGTACCAAGAACAAAATAATCCTAAGGATAGTAACTCCTACAAAACGCCTAAAGGTTATAGTGCTTATGAGATTCGTAAAAAAACAATTAAGGTAAAGGATTCTACTGACGTCGTTTTTAACGTAAAAGTAACAAGACATGGCCCAGTTATGAATGATTTGATCGATGGTTTAAAAAAGGATAAACCTGTATCTATGTCATGGATTTACACGCAACAACCCATACATATTTTAGAAGCAGTTTACACACTGTCGCACGCTAAAGGTATTTCAGATTTTCACAGAGGAGTTTCATTAATTGCCGCTCCTGGACTGAATGTTATGTACGGCGATGCTAAAGGAAATGTCGCTTGGTGGGCAACTGGAAAATTGTACAAACATGACCAAGGTGTAAACACTAACTTTATTTTAGATGGTGCTAGTGGCAAAGATGATATTAAGGAATACTTGGATTTCTCCAAAAATCCTTCGGCTGAAAACCCAAGCTGGAATTATGTCTACTCTGCGAATAATCAGCCTGAAGCTATCGATGGTTTTAATTATCCCGGCTATTACCTTCCAGAAGATCGTGCTAAAAGAATTACTCAATTATTAAATCCAAAATCAGATTGGGACATAGCTGCAGTAGGAAAGATGCTTTATGATAATACATCACCAGTTGCTCCAGATGTTGTTAAAAATTTACTCGAAAATTTAAATGATAAATCACTCTCTCAAAACGAAAAACAAGCAGTAGAGATATTAAAAAATTGGAAAGGTTCGAATAATTTGTACGATATAGCGCCTACAATTTACAATAAATGGATTTTTAATTATTTAAAAAACACGTTTGAAGATGAATTAGTTGCTGAGAATTTTAAACAATTTTTAGGAACGCATGTTGTAAAACAGTTAATAGCAAATCAAATTAAAAACGAAAAATCACCTTGGTGGGACGATATAAATACCAAAAATAGTAAAGAAACGAGAAGTCAAATCATATCAAAATCGTTCACTGAATCGATTGTAGCGTTAGATAAGCAATTAGGAGATAAAGTAACTGATTGGACTTGGAACAAAGTTCATACACTAGAGCATGAACATCCATTAGGGAAAGTTGCTGCTTTACGAAGCATTTTTAATGTTGGTCCTTTTGAGGTTTCAGGATCTATGGAGGTAATCAACAACTTGTTTTTTGATTTTACAGCGGATGGAAATTACAAAGTAAAAGGTGGTCCATCAACGAGGCGAATTGTAGATTTCTCAGATATTGAAAACAGTTGGAGTGTTTTACCTACGGGACAATCTGGAAACCCATTTAGTGCGCATTACAAGGATCAAGCTGATTTGTATAATGCTGGTAAATTCAGGCGCATGATGTTGAATAAAGAAGAGATTGTTAGGACTTCAACAAAATTGGTGTTTAAACCTAGTAAAAAGTAA
- a CDS encoding cupin domain-containing protein: protein MKKYFIQKSPFIVPTTDGKLIEEYHGIPTTGNKEISIAHMIAPPNWSEPFQTPEFAEYTYIISGKKQFIIEDEIIVLEAGESIKIEAQTRVQYSNPFENPCEYIAICTPAFDFNKVHRE, encoded by the coding sequence ATGAAAAAGTATTTCATACAAAAAAGTCCTTTTATAGTTCCTACCACCGATGGAAAATTAATCGAAGAATATCATGGAATTCCTACGACAGGAAATAAAGAAATATCTATTGCTCACATGATTGCACCGCCAAACTGGTCAGAACCGTTTCAAACACCCGAGTTTGCAGAATATACTTATATTATTTCCGGTAAAAAACAATTTATAATAGAGGATGAAATAATTGTTTTAGAAGCAGGTGAATCCATAAAAATTGAAGCTCAAACTCGAGTTCAATACTCTAATCCTTTTGAAAACCCTTGTGAATATATTGCTATATGCACACCGGCTTTTGATTTTAATAAAGTTCATAGAGAATAA
- a CDS encoding FAD-dependent oxidoreductase, which produces MQNSKKIAVVGSGLVGSLLAIYLRKAGHQVHVYDRSPDIRKIQFSGRSINLAMSNRGWKALDAVEIGDTIREIAIPMDKRAIHLVDKLNFQNYGQEGESIYSISRGILNRKMIDLAEAAGAEFFFEQKIWDVSLDDATLHSGETERGAWEDKKYDIVFGADGAFSRIRHRMQRQSMFDYSQEFLPIGYKELNIPANADGTHKLDKNSFHIWPRGEYMLIALPNLDGSFTCTLFMPFTGENSFESLSNKAAVEAFFVKNLPDTIDVIPKLADDFFKNPTSTLVTMKCFPWTYKDKVALIGDASHAIVPFYGQGMNAGFEDITVIYEMMEKYGDDWETIFSEYQKSRKPNADAIAELSYRNFMEMSSKTADENFLLQKKIEKLFSDKHPEKWIPLYSRVTFSDRPYSEALAIGDYQNEIMEEVLKLKDIDKIWDSEAVENKILELLK; this is translated from the coding sequence ATGCAAAATTCAAAAAAAATAGCTGTTGTAGGATCTGGTTTAGTCGGTTCATTACTCGCTATTTATCTTCGTAAAGCTGGACATCAAGTACACGTTTATGATAGAAGTCCAGACATCAGAAAAATACAGTTTTCGGGTCGTTCGATTAATTTAGCAATGTCAAACCGTGGTTGGAAAGCATTAGATGCTGTGGAAATAGGGGATACTATACGTGAAATAGCAATTCCTATGGATAAGCGTGCTATTCATCTTGTTGACAAGCTTAATTTTCAAAATTACGGGCAAGAAGGAGAATCAATTTATTCTATTTCGAGAGGAATTTTGAATAGAAAAATGATTGATTTGGCGGAAGCCGCAGGAGCTGAATTCTTTTTCGAACAAAAAATTTGGGATGTTTCTCTTGATGATGCCACACTACATAGCGGTGAAACGGAGCGTGGTGCATGGGAAGATAAAAAATACGATATCGTTTTTGGTGCTGATGGTGCGTTTTCAAGAATTCGTCATCGCATGCAACGTCAAAGTATGTTTGATTACTCTCAGGAATTTTTACCTATTGGCTATAAAGAATTAAACATTCCTGCTAATGCTGACGGAACTCATAAATTAGATAAAAACTCTTTTCATATCTGGCCTCGCGGTGAGTACATGTTAATTGCTTTACCTAATTTAGACGGTAGTTTTACCTGTACTTTATTTATGCCATTCACGGGTGAAAACTCCTTTGAATCGTTGAGTAATAAAGCAGCGGTGGAAGCTTTTTTTGTAAAAAATCTACCGGATACAATTGATGTAATTCCAAAATTAGCTGATGATTTCTTCAAAAATCCAACAAGTACATTGGTAACTATGAAATGTTTTCCATGGACATACAAGGATAAAGTAGCTTTAATAGGCGATGCTAGCCACGCCATTGTTCCATTTTATGGTCAAGGAATGAATGCCGGTTTTGAAGATATTACAGTGATTTATGAAATGATGGAAAAGTATGGAGACGATTGGGAAACTATTTTCTCTGAATATCAAAAATCACGCAAACCAAACGCTGATGCCATTGCAGAGCTTTCGTATCGCAATTTTATGGAAATGAGCTCTAAAACTGCTGATGAAAATTTTCTTTTACAAAAGAAAATCGAAAAGTTATTCTCAGATAAACATCCAGAAAAGTGGATTCCGTTATACAGTCGCGTAACCTTTAGTGATCGTCCTTATTCTGAGGCTTTAGCAATAGGAGATTATCAAAACGAAATAATGGAGGAGGTTTTGAAATTGAAGGATATTGATAAAATTTGGGATTCAGAAGCAGTTGAAAACAAGATTTTAGAATTATTAAAGTAG
- a CDS encoding MotA/TolQ/ExbB proton channel family protein, translating to MANVKKEKSTNGGGMVSGIIIVACILVGVLIWKFVMGDPSNFEGGNIETGVPLNTLGQVYHGGAIVPVLLGMLLMVLVFSIERYAVISKAAGKTKLDSFMTKIQASIKSGQIEEAIEACDKQQGSVANAIKSALIKYQEVKKEGFNSEEASETIHKEIEEATSLEMPMLQKNMTIISSLVSLGTLIGLLGTVSGMIKAFGALASAGTPDQAALASGISEALINTATGIGTSAVAIISYNFFTSKIDDLTYSIDEAAVSIVSTYRRFRGSLKQ from the coding sequence ATGGCAAACGTTAAAAAAGAAAAAAGTACAAACGGTGGAGGAATGGTTTCTGGAATCATTATTGTTGCTTGTATTCTAGTTGGGGTATTAATTTGGAAATTTGTGATGGGTGATCCTTCAAACTTTGAAGGCGGTAATATCGAGACAGGGGTACCATTGAATACTTTAGGTCAAGTTTATCATGGAGGTGCGATTGTGCCAGTATTATTAGGGATGTTATTAATGGTTCTTGTATTTTCTATTGAAAGATATGCTGTAATTTCTAAAGCAGCTGGTAAAACTAAATTAGATAGCTTTATGACTAAGATACAGGCTAGTATCAAATCTGGTCAAATTGAAGAGGCTATCGAGGCTTGTGATAAACAACAAGGTTCAGTTGCAAATGCAATTAAATCAGCTCTAATCAAATATCAAGAAGTTAAAAAAGAAGGATTTAATAGTGAAGAAGCTTCAGAGACTATTCACAAAGAAATTGAAGAAGCAACTTCTCTTGAAATGCCAATGTTACAAAAGAACATGACAATTATCTCGTCATTAGTTTCTTTAGGTACACTTATTGGGTTGTTAGGAACAGTATCAGGTATGATTAAAGCGTTTGGTGCATTAGCTTCTGCTGGAACTCCAGATCAAGCTGCACTTGCAAGTGGTATTTCTGAAGCACTTATTAATACTGCAACAGGTATTGGAACTTCAGCTGTAGCAATTATCTCTTACAATTTCTTTACATCTAAAATTGATGATTTAACATATTCAATTGATGAGGCTGCGGTATCTATCGTAAGTACTTACAGAAGATTCAGAGGAAGTTTGAAGCAATAA
- a CDS encoding helicase HerA-like domain-containing protein, whose product MSRKEDFVTYISDGYNFKGESIILGGAILEGEALPNATVKVPLKTLNRHGLIAGATGTGKTKTIQVLSEQLSSFGIPVLMMDIKGDFSGIAMQGEEKSFITERHAKINIPYTTASFPVELLTLSEQNGVRLRATISEFGPILFSRILNLNDTQAGVISVIFKYCDDNKMPLLDLKDIKKVINYITEEGKAEIEQDYGKISTSTTGTILRKIIELEQQGADLFFGEMSFDIDDLMRIDRDGKGYVSIIRLTDIQDKPKLFSTFMLSLLAEIYQQMPEKGDSDQPELVIFIDEAHLIFNEASKVLLEQIETIVKLIRSKGIGIYFITQNPMDIPSGVLAQLGLKIQHALRAFTANDRKAIKQTADNYPTSQYYKTDEVLTSLGIGEALVTALNEKGIPTPLAATMMRAPMSRMDVLTESEIQEINNKSKLVKKYSELIDRESAYEMLNKKISLAEDEVAEELEKKQTEKKQTQEPSTATVVGKSVLKVLTSATFIRGAFGVLSKMFKK is encoded by the coding sequence ATGAGCAGAAAAGAGGATTTCGTTACATATATTTCAGATGGATATAATTTCAAAGGTGAAAGCATTATTTTGGGTGGGGCCATACTAGAAGGAGAAGCTTTACCTAATGCGACAGTGAAAGTTCCATTAAAAACACTGAATCGCCATGGCTTAATTGCGGGTGCTACTGGAACTGGAAAAACTAAAACCATTCAAGTACTTTCAGAACAATTGTCTAGTTTTGGAATTCCTGTTTTAATGATGGATATAAAAGGAGATTTTAGTGGAATTGCGATGCAAGGCGAAGAAAAATCTTTTATTACCGAACGTCATGCTAAAATAAACATTCCTTACACTACAGCTAGTTTTCCAGTCGAGCTGTTGACGCTATCTGAACAAAATGGAGTTCGTCTTCGTGCTACGATATCTGAGTTTGGACCCATATTGTTTTCAAGAATCTTAAATCTTAATGATACTCAAGCGGGTGTGATTTCTGTCATTTTCAAATATTGCGATGACAACAAAATGCCATTACTCGATTTAAAGGATATAAAGAAAGTTATCAATTATATTACTGAAGAAGGAAAAGCCGAAATTGAACAAGATTACGGTAAGATTTCTACTTCGACAACCGGAACAATTCTTCGAAAAATAATCGAACTCGAGCAACAAGGCGCTGATCTTTTCTTTGGGGAAATGTCATTTGATATTGATGATTTAATGCGAATTGACAGAGACGGAAAAGGGTACGTAAGCATCATTAGACTTACTGATATCCAAGACAAACCGAAGTTATTCTCTACATTTATGCTTAGTTTGTTAGCTGAGATTTACCAACAAATGCCTGAAAAAGGAGATTCTGACCAACCGGAACTTGTTATTTTCATCGACGAAGCCCACTTAATTTTTAACGAAGCTAGCAAAGTTCTATTGGAACAAATAGAAACTATTGTAAAATTAATTCGTTCGAAAGGAATAGGAATATACTTTATTACTCAAAACCCAATGGATATACCCAGTGGTGTATTAGCGCAATTAGGTTTAAAAATCCAACATGCATTAAGAGCTTTTACTGCCAATGATAGAAAAGCAATTAAGCAAACAGCAGATAATTATCCTACGTCTCAATATTACAAGACAGATGAAGTACTGACTAGCCTCGGAATAGGAGAAGCACTGGTGACTGCGTTGAATGAAAAAGGAATACCAACTCCGCTTGCAGCTACAATGATGCGAGCTCCTATGAGTAGAATGGATGTTTTAACTGAAAGTGAGATTCAGGAAATTAACAACAAATCGAAATTAGTAAAAAAATATAGCGAACTCATTGATCGCGAAAGTGCTTATGAGATGCTTAATAAAAAAATCTCCCTAGCGGAAGATGAAGTTGCTGAAGAGTTAGAAAAAAAGCAGACTGAAAAAAAACAAACTCAAGAGCCAAGTACGGCAACTGTAGTTGGAAAATCAGTTCTAAAAGTATTAACTAGTGCCACTTTTATTAGAGGGGCTTTCGGTGTATTAAGCAAAATGTTTAAAAAATAG